The following coding sequences lie in one Oscillospiraceae bacterium genomic window:
- a CDS encoding metallophosphoesterase, whose product MNVLIFSDSHRRTDKMCEIISKSPGTDLIIHLGDNLEDAKVLRETFPNIPVTYVAGNCDWPSPDEPNELVLDLEGFRVLIMHGHLRNVKSTYSFMLNVARQKKAHIVIFGHTHTPVDMFDDEIKMFNPGSISRPHCGERASFGTLTIRGGQYLTNISYI is encoded by the coding sequence ATGAATGTACTTATCTTTTCCGACTCTCACCGTCGTACCGATAAAATGTGTGAGATTATTTCAAAAAGCCCCGGCACCGACCTTATAATCCATCTTGGTGACAACCTGGAGGATGCAAAGGTTCTGCGCGAGACTTTCCCCAATATCCCCGTTACCTATGTGGCGGGAAACTGTGACTGGCCCAGTCCTGACGAGCCTAACGAGCTTGTTCTTGACCTTGAGGGCTTTCGCGTGCTTATTATGCACGGGCATCTGAGAAACGTAAAAAGCACATATTCCTTTATGCTGAATGTGGCGCGCCAGAAAAAAGCGCATATCGTTATTTTCGGCCACACTCATACACCTGTGGATATGTTTGATGACGAAATAAAAATGTTCAACCCCGGCAGTATTTCACGTCCGCACTGCGGAGAAAGAGCCTCCTTCGGCACACTTACCATACGGGGCGGACAGTATCTTACCAATATTTCATATATTTGA
- a CDS encoding metal-dependent transcriptional regulator — MSIRESGEMYLESIHVLLSRSKQVRAIDVAEYTGYKKPSVSRALGILREGGYIVTDAEGYLSLTPAGEELAAKTYERHKVLTEYFMSLGVGEETAAADACRVEHVISDETFEAMKSKLNNK; from the coding sequence ATGAGTATACGCGAATCGGGCGAGATGTATCTGGAGAGCATCCATGTACTGCTCAGCCGTTCAAAACAGGTGCGCGCCATTGATGTGGCGGAATATACCGGCTACAAAAAGCCCAGTGTCAGCCGTGCTTTGGGAATACTCAGAGAGGGCGGTTATATTGTGACGGATGCCGAAGGTTATCTTTCACTGACCCCCGCGGGCGAGGAGCTTGCCGCCAAGACCTACGAGCGCCACAAGGTGCTGACGGAGTATTTTATGAGCCTTGGCGTTGGCGAGGAAACCGCCGCCGCCGATGCCTGCCGTGTTGAGCATGTTATCAGTGACGAAACCTTTGAAGCTATGAAAAGTAAGCTGAATAATAAATAA
- a CDS encoding DUF554 domain-containing protein, whose translation MGTLVNCIAVILGGIIGLIFKKLIRQSWVDGINKALGIAVLVVGINGVLSNMLTVTDSGFSTSGELILIVSLVLGTLTGEVLNLDGRFTRFTEKMEKKFNFGGFSAGFISSTVLFCVGAMAIIGSVNDGLTGDSSVLFIKSALDFTAAIVLAATLGWGVIFSFVPLLIYQGGITLLAGTLGQILVGELLKQVCYVGYAIIMCIGLNFLVTNKIKTLNMLPAVVVPVIYSLISGIAQNQ comes from the coding sequence ATGGGTACACTTGTAAACTGTATTGCCGTTATACTGGGCGGAATTATCGGTCTGATATTCAAAAAACTCATCCGCCAAAGCTGGGTGGACGGTATAAATAAAGCGCTGGGCATCGCTGTTCTGGTGGTGGGAATAAACGGCGTTTTAAGCAATATGCTGACAGTCACGGACAGTGGTTTTTCTACCTCGGGCGAGCTTATTCTCATTGTCAGCCTTGTTTTGGGAACGCTGACGGGCGAGGTGCTGAACCTTGACGGACGCTTCACCCGCTTTACCGAGAAAATGGAGAAAAAATTCAATTTCGGCGGATTTTCCGCAGGCTTTATCAGCTCTACCGTTCTGTTCTGCGTTGGTGCGATGGCTATAATCGGCTCGGTGAACGACGGTCTGACGGGTGACAGCAGTGTGCTTTTCATTAAAAGCGCACTGGACTTTACCGCCGCCATAGTTCTTGCGGCAACACTGGGATGGGGAGTTATTTTCTCCTTTGTTCCGCTTCTTATATATCAGGGCGGAATTACACTGCTTGCAGGCACACTGGGTCAGATACTTGTGGGCGAGCTTTTAAAGCAGGTGTGTTATGTGGGCTATGCCATTATCATGTGCATCGGACTGAATTTTCTTGTTACAAATAAGATAAAAACGCTGAATATGCTTCCTGCTGTGGTTGTGCCGGTGATATACAGTTTGATTTCAGGCATAGCCCAAAATCAGTGA